From the genome of Azospirillum brasilense, one region includes:
- a CDS encoding gamma carbonic anhydrase family protein, with protein sequence MSGLILPFQGTHPKIDPSVYVAPTASVIGDVEIGPGSSVWFGCTIRGDVNEIRIGARTNIQDGTVIHVASAGQGTYIGDDVSIGHMALLHACTLESGCFIGMQACVMDGAYVESGAMVAAGALVTPGKRVATGQLWAGSPARPVRALTEKDTSFFPVNIRNYVRLAQIYREG encoded by the coding sequence ATGTCCGGCCTGATATTGCCCTTCCAGGGCACGCATCCGAAGATCGACCCCAGCGTCTATGTGGCGCCGACGGCCTCGGTCATCGGCGACGTGGAGATCGGGCCGGGCAGCAGCGTCTGGTTCGGCTGCACGATCCGCGGCGACGTGAACGAGATCCGAATCGGTGCGCGCACCAACATCCAGGACGGTACCGTGATTCACGTCGCGTCGGCGGGGCAGGGGACTTACATCGGCGATGACGTGTCGATCGGCCACATGGCCCTGTTGCACGCCTGCACGCTGGAGAGCGGCTGCTTCATCGGCATGCAGGCCTGCGTCATGGACGGTGCCTACGTCGAGTCGGGGGCCATGGTGGCCGCCGGGGCTCTGGTGACCCCCGGGAAGCGTGTGGCAACGGGGCAACTTTGGGCCGGAAGTCCCGCAAGACCCGTGCGTGCACTTACGGAAAAGGACACATCTTTCTTCCCGGTAAACATCCGGAACTACGTGCGGCTTGCTCAAATCTACAGAGAGGGCTAA
- the argC gene encoding N-acetyl-gamma-glutamyl-phosphate reductase, with translation MANSTSPIRVGILGASGYTGAELVRMLLRHPGVEICALTAERQAGKPMAEVFPHLGQFTLPGLVKIEEVAWDKLDAVFCALPHGTTQEVIAGLPRHIKVVDLSADFRLSDPAEYATWYGHEHRAVELQKEVAYGLTEFNRQGVRKARVVANPGCYPTCSLLALLPLLMDEMIEPGGIVIDAKSGVSGAGRDAKQQNLFTEVSEGFNAYGVGHHRHMPEIEQELRLAAGRPVTVSFTPHLVPMNRGMMATIYVRMTDGVTADDLRATLTARYESEPFVNVTAAGIAPATRHVRASNQALIGVFPDRTPRGAIIVSVIDNLVKGASGQAIQNMNVMFGLGETTGLEQAPLFP, from the coding sequence ATGGCCAACAGCACTTCCCCCATCCGTGTCGGCATTCTTGGCGCGTCCGGTTACACCGGCGCCGAGTTGGTGCGCATGCTTCTCCGCCATCCCGGTGTGGAGATCTGCGCGCTGACGGCCGAGCGACAGGCGGGGAAGCCCATGGCGGAGGTGTTCCCGCATCTGGGCCAATTCACCCTGCCCGGCCTCGTGAAGATCGAGGAGGTCGCCTGGGACAAGCTGGACGCCGTCTTCTGCGCTCTGCCGCACGGCACCACGCAGGAGGTCATCGCCGGCCTGCCGCGCCACATCAAGGTGGTGGACCTGTCCGCCGATTTCCGCCTGTCCGACCCTGCCGAATACGCCACTTGGTACGGGCATGAGCACCGCGCCGTCGAGCTTCAGAAGGAGGTCGCCTACGGCCTGACCGAGTTCAACCGGCAGGGCGTGCGCAAGGCGCGCGTGGTCGCGAACCCCGGCTGCTACCCCACCTGCTCGCTGCTGGCCCTGCTGCCGCTGCTGATGGACGAGATGATCGAGCCGGGCGGGATCGTGATCGACGCCAAGTCGGGCGTCTCCGGCGCCGGGCGCGACGCCAAGCAGCAGAACCTCTTCACCGAGGTGTCGGAGGGCTTCAACGCCTACGGCGTCGGCCACCACCGCCACATGCCGGAGATCGAGCAGGAGCTACGGCTGGCCGCCGGGCGTCCGGTGACGGTCAGCTTCACGCCGCACCTCGTCCCGATGAACCGCGGCATGATGGCGACGATCTACGTCCGCATGACCGACGGGGTCACCGCCGACGACCTGCGCGCCACGCTGACCGCGCGCTACGAATCGGAGCCCTTCGTAAACGTCACGGCGGCGGGCATCGCCCCGGCGACCCGCCACGTCCGCGCCTCCAACCAAGCGCTGATCGGCGTCTTCCCCGACCGCACCCCGCGCGGCGCCATCATCGTCTCGGTCATCGACAATCTGGTGAAGGGCGCTTCCGGCCAAGCCATCCAGAACATGAACGTCATGTTCGGCCTGGGCGAGACGACCGGCCTGGAGCAGGCCCCGCTGTTCCCGTGA
- a CDS encoding PHA/PHB synthase family protein: protein MAENQAPDVKLPDPVEMSRAMTRIAEQSQRLVTDFLSRQASDGVGAKNPDPMGVGHAFLEMTTRMMADPAKLMKAQMTLWQDYLTLWQRTTQRFFGQEAQPVIAPAKDDRRFKDSAWDENTLFDFIKQSYLLSARWMQSTVNEVDGLDDHTAKKVDFYTRQFVDAMAPSNFVMTNPEVLRTTIETGGENLVKGLEHLLKDLERGKGELRISMTDYDAFQVGKNIAVTPGKVVFQTDLMQLIQYTPTTPEVNKRPLMIVPPWINKYYILDLREKNSFIKWAVDQGHSVFVLSWVNPDEKLAQKGFEDYMFEGVLAALDAIEKVTGEKDVNAIGYCLGGTLLASTLSYMAAKKDDRIKSATFFTTMLDFTEAGELSVFIDEEQLTMIESQMAQQGYLDGSKMATTFNMLRANDLIWSFVVNNYLLGKDPFPFDLLYWNSDSTRMPAAMHSFYLRNMYQKNLLAQPGAVTLGGVPIDLRNVKTPSFFLSAREDHIAPWKSTYMGAHLFSGPVKFVLAASGHIAGVVNPPAAGKYCYWTNAKLPKASDDWLASSEQTPGSWWPEWNNWVSTFSEGKVPARNPEKGGLPVLEDAPGSYAKVRIV from the coding sequence ATGGCCGAAAACCAGGCCCCTGACGTCAAGCTTCCCGACCCGGTGGAGATGTCGCGGGCGATGACCCGCATCGCCGAGCAGAGCCAGCGGCTGGTCACCGACTTCCTGTCCCGTCAGGCCTCGGACGGCGTTGGCGCGAAGAACCCCGACCCGATGGGCGTCGGCCATGCGTTCCTGGAAATGACCACGCGCATGATGGCCGACCCGGCCAAGCTGATGAAGGCGCAGATGACGCTGTGGCAGGACTACCTGACCCTGTGGCAGCGCACCACCCAGCGCTTCTTCGGCCAGGAGGCCCAGCCGGTCATCGCCCCGGCGAAGGACGACCGCCGCTTCAAGGATTCGGCCTGGGACGAGAACACCCTGTTCGACTTCATCAAGCAGTCCTACCTGCTGTCGGCCCGGTGGATGCAGTCCACGGTCAACGAGGTGGATGGGCTGGACGACCACACGGCCAAGAAGGTCGACTTCTACACCCGCCAGTTCGTCGACGCGATGGCGCCCTCCAACTTCGTCATGACGAACCCGGAGGTGCTGCGCACGACCATCGAGACGGGCGGCGAGAACCTCGTCAAGGGGCTTGAGCATCTGCTGAAGGACCTGGAGCGCGGCAAGGGCGAGCTGCGCATCTCCATGACCGACTACGACGCCTTCCAGGTCGGCAAGAACATCGCCGTCACCCCGGGCAAGGTCGTCTTCCAGACCGATCTGATGCAGCTCATCCAGTACACCCCGACCACGCCGGAGGTGAACAAGCGGCCGCTGATGATCGTGCCGCCCTGGATCAACAAGTACTACATCCTGGATCTGCGCGAGAAGAACAGCTTCATCAAATGGGCGGTGGACCAGGGCCACAGCGTCTTCGTCCTGTCCTGGGTGAACCCGGATGAGAAGCTGGCCCAGAAGGGCTTCGAAGACTACATGTTCGAAGGCGTGCTGGCCGCGCTGGACGCCATCGAGAAGGTGACCGGCGAGAAGGACGTGAACGCCATCGGCTATTGCCTGGGCGGCACGCTGCTGGCCTCCACCCTGTCCTACATGGCGGCCAAGAAGGACGACCGCATCAAGTCGGCCACCTTCTTCACCACCATGCTGGACTTCACCGAAGCCGGCGAGCTGTCGGTCTTCATCGACGAGGAGCAGCTCACCATGATCGAGAGCCAGATGGCCCAACAGGGCTACCTGGACGGCTCGAAGATGGCGACCACCTTCAACATGCTGCGCGCCAACGACCTGATCTGGTCGTTCGTCGTGAACAACTACCTGCTCGGCAAGGACCCGTTCCCGTTCGACCTGCTCTACTGGAACAGCGATTCGACCCGCATGCCGGCGGCGATGCACAGCTTCTACCTGCGCAACATGTACCAGAAGAATCTTCTGGCGCAGCCGGGAGCGGTGACGCTGGGCGGCGTGCCGATCGACCTGCGCAACGTGAAGACCCCGTCCTTCTTCCTGTCGGCCCGCGAGGACCACATCGCGCCGTGGAAGTCCACCTACATGGGCGCCCACCTGTTCTCCGGCCCGGTGAAGTTCGTGCTGGCCGCCTCCGGCCACATCGCCGGCGTGGTGAACCCGCCGGCCGCCGGCAAGTACTGCTACTGGACCAACGCCAAGCTGCCGAAGGCCTCGGACGACTGGCTGGCGTCGTCGGAGCAGACCCCCGGCTCCTGGTGGCCGGAGTGGAACAACTGGGTCTCCACCTTCTCCGAAGGCAAGGTCCCGGCGCGCAATCCGGAAAAGGGCGGCCTGCCCGTTCTGGAAGACGCCCCCGGCTCCTACGCCAAGGTGCGCATCGTCTGA
- a CDS encoding OmpA family protein, with product MNSFFRATMAVVPAAVVAFGLTAGAQAQSADTAEWCNPVIGWNDTPVRTADGGYATHQGSFKCPPAAAPAVAPAPAARAQTEYLVFFDWDKANVTPAADRVIGDAAAAIGKGANARVHVVGHTDTSGSPAYNQRLSVRRAEAVKQALVSKGIAAGAITTEGKGESQLLVQTGPNVREPSNRRAQILPRGANAPSS from the coding sequence ATGAACAGCTTCTTCCGCGCTACCATGGCCGTCGTGCCGGCCGCCGTCGTCGCTTTCGGCCTGACCGCCGGGGCTCAGGCCCAGAGCGCTGACACCGCCGAGTGGTGCAACCCGGTCATCGGCTGGAACGACACCCCGGTCCGCACGGCGGATGGCGGCTACGCCACCCACCAGGGCAGCTTCAAGTGCCCGCCGGCCGCCGCTCCGGCGGTTGCCCCGGCCCCGGCCGCCCGCGCCCAGACCGAATACCTCGTGTTCTTCGACTGGGATAAGGCCAACGTCACCCCGGCCGCCGATCGCGTGATCGGCGATGCGGCCGCCGCCATCGGCAAGGGCGCCAACGCCCGCGTCCATGTCGTCGGCCACACCGACACCTCGGGTTCGCCGGCCTACAACCAGCGTCTGTCGGTGCGTCGCGCCGAGGCGGTGAAGCAGGCCCTCGTCTCCAAGGGCATCGCCGCCGGCGCCATCACCACCGAGGGCAAGGGCGAGAGCCAGCTCCTGGTGCAGACCGGCCCGAACGTCCGCGAGCCGTCCAACCGTCGTGCGCAGATCCTGCCGCGCGGTGCGAACGCCCCGTCGTCGTAA